The Actinomyces lilanjuaniae genome segment GGCGCTGGTCCTCTACCGACGCCGCTTCCCCGGGCGGGGCCTGCTGCGCGCCGTGGTCACCGTCCCCTTCGTGCTGCCCACCGTCGTGGTGGGCACCGCCTTCCACGCGCTGGTCACCACCGGCGGCCCCCTGGAGGCGCTGGGCCTGGACGGGACGACGACGGCGGTGGTCGCCGCCCTGGCCTTCTTCAACTACGGCCTGGTGGTACGCACTGTGGGCACCATGTGGTCCCGGCTGGACCCCCGCGCCGTGGAGGCCGCCCGGGCGCTGGGGGCCTCACCGGCCCGTGCCCTGGCTACCGTCACCCTGCCCGCCCTGGCTCCTGCCGTGGCCTCCTCCGCCTCGCTGACCTTCCTGTTCAGCGCCACTGCCTACGGGGTGGTCCTGGTGCTGGGCGGCCCGAGCACGGGCACCGTCGAGACCGAGATCTATGTGCTCACCACCCAGTACCTCGACCTGCGGGCGGCGGCCGTCCTGTCCATGCTCCAGCTCGGTGTCGTCGCTGCGGCCCTGTGGGTGGCCGAGCGTGCCCGACGGGCCACCCAGGTGCGCCTGCGCACGCGTACCGAGGTGAGGCCCACCCGCCTGAGCCCTGCCGACCTGCCCGCCCTCCTGGTCACCGCTGCCACCGTCGCCGGGTTGCTGGTGGCCCCCATGGCGGTCCTGGTGACGCGCTCCCTACAGCGCGACGGCGCCTGGACCCTGGCCAACTATGCCGACC includes the following:
- a CDS encoding ABC transporter permease gives rise to the protein MPDPGGVAEVLTRERTWRVLRQTLVQAALATTACVVLGVPGALVLYRRRFPGRGLLRAVVTVPFVLPTVVVGTAFHALVTTGGPLEALGLDGTTTAVVAALAFFNYGLVVRTVGTMWSRLDPRAVEAARALGASPARALATVTLPALAPAVASSASLTFLFSATAYGVVLVLGGPSTGTVETEIYVLTTQYLDLRAAAVLSMLQLGVVAAALWVAERARRATQVRLRTRTEVRPTRLSPADLPALLVTAATVAGLLVAPMAVLVTRSLQRDGAWTLANYADLATTGGRNALVVTVWQAAAASVRVAVVAAIIALVVGVAVSLLLSRRPRGRWLARALVVLDAVFMLPLGVSAVTVGFGFLITLSRPPCP